In Holophagales bacterium, one DNA window encodes the following:
- the hisD gene encoding histidinol dehydrogenase produces the protein MSPIFSIRPLGSASGERMLARLAARRGRVLDASTERAARRLVESVRRWGDAALLAAVAELDGVAAASVGELRLRPSAADRQGVGLPAGFAAALEASIAAVEAYHRGQVVPGFRQELDGVELVERREPLARVAVYVPGGRACYPSTAVMTVVPARVAGVGEIVVVTPPRAWAEHVTLRYTLARLGVEEIWGCGGAHAVAALAFGTASIARVDKIVGPGNAWVTAAKRQVAGEVAIDGLAGPSEVVIVAGADASPELVAADLLAQAEHDPKAAAILLTPSRALARAVAVELERQLPRLATAATARAALAALGGALLVGDLDEAIAAVARIAPEHLQLVGEPFESAAERFGNAGAIFVGAMTPEVFGDYVAGPSHVLPTCGTARFASALGVEDFVRRSHLVRVAAASAPRLAAAARVLAEAEGLPAHAEAARRREAGGEAGSLRLASPEVATRVPSGPRKAR, from the coding sequence ATGAGCCCGATCTTCTCGATCCGCCCGCTGGGCTCGGCGAGCGGCGAGCGGATGCTCGCCCGTCTCGCGGCGCGGCGCGGGCGCGTGCTCGACGCGTCGACCGAGCGGGCGGCGCGACGCCTCGTCGAGTCGGTGCGCCGGTGGGGCGACGCGGCGCTGCTCGCCGCGGTGGCCGAGCTCGACGGCGTCGCGGCGGCGAGCGTCGGTGAGCTGCGCCTCCGGCCGAGCGCGGCCGACCGCCAGGGCGTGGGGCTGCCGGCCGGTTTCGCCGCGGCGCTCGAAGCGTCGATCGCGGCGGTCGAGGCCTATCACCGCGGACAGGTGGTCCCCGGTTTTCGTCAAGAGCTCGACGGCGTCGAGCTCGTCGAGCGGCGCGAGCCGCTCGCTCGCGTCGCCGTCTACGTGCCGGGCGGTCGCGCCTGCTATCCGTCGACGGCGGTGATGACCGTCGTGCCGGCCCGCGTCGCCGGGGTCGGCGAGATCGTCGTCGTCACCCCGCCGCGCGCCTGGGCCGAGCACGTCACGCTCCGCTACACCCTGGCGCGCCTCGGCGTCGAGGAGATCTGGGGCTGCGGCGGCGCCCATGCGGTGGCGGCGCTCGCCTTCGGCACGGCGAGCATCGCGCGTGTCGACAAGATCGTCGGGCCGGGCAACGCCTGGGTCACCGCGGCCAAGCGACAGGTGGCCGGGGAGGTGGCGATCGACGGGCTCGCCGGGCCGAGCGAGGTGGTGATCGTCGCCGGAGCGGACGCGTCGCCCGAGCTCGTCGCCGCCGATCTGCTCGCGCAGGCCGAGCACGACCCGAAGGCGGCGGCGATCCTGCTGACGCCGAGCCGTGCGCTGGCGCGTGCGGTCGCCGTCGAGCTCGAACGGCAGCTGCCGCGACTCGCCACCGCGGCGACGGCACGCGCCGCGCTCGCGGCGCTCGGCGGGGCGCTGCTCGTCGGCGACCTCGACGAGGCGATCGCCGCGGTGGCGCGGATCGCGCCGGAGCACCTGCAGCTCGTCGGCGAGCCGTTCGAGTCGGCGGCGGAGCGTTTCGGCAACGCCGGCGCGATCTTCGTCGGCGCGATGACGCCGGAGGTCTTCGGCGACTACGTGGCCGGTCCCAGTCACGTCCTGCCGACCTGCGGCACGGCGCGCTTCGCCTCGGCGCTCGGCGTCGAGGACTTCGTGCGACGCAGTCACCTGGTGCGCGTCGCCGCGGCGAGCGCGCCGCGCCTGGCGGCCGCCGCCCGCGTGCTCGCCGAGGCCGAAGGGCTGCCGGCGCACGCCGAGGCCGCCCGCCGGCGAGAGGCCGGAGGCGAGGCGGGGAGCCTGCGGCTCGCGAGTCCGGAGGTCGCGACTCGCGTCCCCTCCGGGCCGAGGAAGGCGCGATGA
- a CDS encoding ATP phosphoribosyltransferase: protein MAGDATLRLALPKGRIFDAALAALRAAGYRLAGLEEPGRRLHWEFPDEGLEAFILKDWDLPLYVEQGIADAGIVGSDVIDEVDGDLLAPLALFDGRCRLSLIGRPGTLPRPGAQVRLASKYPQTARAFVATAPWSAEVVRLSGSVELAPVLGLAELALDVVQTGRTLAEHGLVELAVVREVAPRLVVNRGAFLRHRRALGELCERLERAEVAQ from the coding sequence ATGGCCGGCGACGCGACGCTCCGCCTGGCACTGCCGAAGGGACGGATCTTCGACGCCGCGCTCGCCGCGCTGCGCGCCGCGGGCTACCGGCTCGCCGGTCTCGAGGAGCCGGGGCGGCGCCTGCACTGGGAGTTCCCGGACGAGGGGCTCGAGGCGTTCATCCTCAAGGACTGGGACCTGCCGCTCTACGTCGAGCAGGGGATCGCCGATGCCGGGATCGTCGGCAGCGACGTCATCGACGAGGTCGATGGCGACCTGCTCGCCCCGCTCGCGCTCTTCGACGGGCGCTGCCGGCTGTCGCTGATCGGCCGACCCGGCACGCTGCCGCGGCCCGGAGCGCAGGTGCGTCTCGCCTCGAAGTACCCGCAGACGGCCCGCGCCTTCGTCGCGACGGCGCCGTGGAGCGCCGAGGTGGTGCGCCTTTCGGGTTCGGTCGAGCTCGCCCCGGTGCTGGGCCTCGCCGAGCTGGCGCTCGACGTCGTGCAGACCGGGCGCACGCTCGCCGAGCACGGTCTGGTCGAGCTCGCGGTGGTGCGTGAGGTGGCGCCGCGCCTGGTCGTCAACCGCGGCGCGTTCCTGCGCCACCGCCGGGCCCTCGGCGAGCTCTGCGAGCGGCTCGAGCGGGCGGAGGTGGCGCAATGA